The window CATCGCCACCGCCTCGGGCCAGATTTCCAGTGGCAACCTGGACCTCTCCAGCCGCACCGAAGAGCAGGCCAGTTCGCTGGAAGAGACCGCCTCGGCCATGGAAGAACTGACGTCCACCGTGCGCCAGAATGCCGAGAATGCGCGCCAGGCCAACCAGCTGGCGCTGAGCGCCTCGACCATCGCCGAGGAGGGCGGCAAGGTGGTCAGCCAGGTCATCGAGACCATGGGCAGCATCGATGCGTCTTCCAAGAAGATCGTGGACATCATCAGCGTGATCGACAGCATCGCCTTCCAGACCAATATCCTCGCGCTGAATGCGGCGGTGGAAGCGGCCCGTGCCGGCGAGCAAGGGCGCGGCTTTGCCGTGGTCGCCACCGAAGTGCGCTCGCTGGCCCAGCGTTCGGCCACCGCCGCCAAGGAGATCAAGACCCTCATCGACAACTCCGTGCAGCAGGTCGGCCTGGGCAGCGGGCTGGTGCAGAAGGCCGGGGTGACCATTTCCGAGGTGGTGTCCAGTGTGCAGCGGGTCACCGATGTGATGTCCGAGATCTCGGCGGCCAGCGGCGAGCAGACCCAGGGTATCGAGCAGGTCAACCAGGCCATTACCCAGATGGATGAGGTGACCCAGCAGAATGCCGCCCTGGTGGAAGAGGCGGCCTCGGCATCGCAGTCGCTGTCGCACCAGGCCCAGCGACTCTCGGAGCTGGTCGGAGTGTTCCGCCTGCCTGGCGCAGCGCGGCAGCAAGTTCCCGAGGTGGCCGTTGTGGCCACTGCGGCGCCCGCCTACACGCCGCGACGCCCAGCAGTGGCCGGCGCCACGTCAACGGCTACGCCCGCGCTGGCCGTGGCGCAGGGGCCGGATGAACAATGGGAAACCTTCTGAGGCAGCGATGAGCAAGCCCGACAACGCAGAGCTGGACCGCATCCGGCGTGAGCTGGCGGAGGTCTATCATGAGGCCGCCTGGAAGGCGGCGGCCCTCATCACCCGGGCCAGCGCGGTCAGAGATGGTCTGGACCAGCCGTTGGAACCGGATGAATGGGAAAGCCTGCGACTGATCCTCAACCGCCTCAACAGCGCCGCCCGTCATGCCGAGCAGGTGCTCAGGCACATCAGGCGACCGTTCGGGCCGGATCGCTGCTGCGCCGGTGAGGCCGGGCTGGAGCCGGAGGACCTGCCGGCCGCCTTGCGCAGCCAGGACAAGGGCATCGCTTGAGCCCGCCGCGTCGCCGGGGGTAGGGAGGAGCCGCCGGCTCAGGTAAAATCTTGGGATTACACCCCAAGATTCGCTATGCATATACATATCCTCGGCATCTGCGGCACCTTCATGGGCGGCCTGGCCGTGCTGGCCAAAGAGGCTGGTCATACGGTGACCGGCTGCGACGCCAACGTCTATCCGCCGATGAGCACCCAGCTCGAAGCCCAGGGCATCACGCTGACCCAGGGCTTCGATGCCGCCCAGGTGGAGCTCGAGCCCGACCTGTTCGTCATCGGCAATGTCGTCTCGCGCGGCAATCCCCTGATGGAAGAAATCCTCAATCGCGGCCTGCCCTATGTGTCCGGTCCGCAATGGATGGGCGAGAACATCCTGCAAGACAAATGGGTGCTGGCCGTGGCCGGCACGCACGGCAAGACCACCACCTCGGCCATGCTGGCCTGGGTGCTGGAACATGCCGGTTATCAACCTGGCTTCCTGATCGGCGGCGTGCCGATGAACTTTGGCGTC is drawn from Herbaspirillum seropedicae and contains these coding sequences:
- a CDS encoding methyl-accepting chemotaxis protein: MNWFYNRRIATKLLLAFACVLLLTGGLGIFSIVQLHKVNQAATELATNWLPSIRSLNDMKVALSRVRANQAQLALYDGDEKQSSAVIGLMNKNLEALAEARKQYTGQISEPGEKALFPGVNARIDKFIALHGDTLAAVRAGKLDEAKRLLLGPAFENYLSLLNDLDKLAQVNLDGSVQSTRSAETTYDQAQVWVVAILIGALLAGLALALFIARVIATPLRSAGEFAHLIAAGDLTADITARSDDETGQLTAALAAMNTSLRRIVSQVRSGTDAIATASGQISSGNLDLSSRTEEQASSLEETASAMEELTSTVRQNAENARQANQLALSASTIAEEGGKVVSQVIETMGSIDASSKKIVDIISVIDSIAFQTNILALNAAVEAARAGEQGRGFAVVATEVRSLAQRSATAAKEIKTLIDNSVQQVGLGSGLVQKAGVTISEVVSSVQRVTDVMSEISAASGEQTQGIEQVNQAITQMDEVTQQNAALVEEAASASQSLSHQAQRLSELVGVFRLPGAARQQVPEVAVVATAAPAYTPRRPAVAGATSTATPALAVAQGPDEQWETF